In a single window of the Elaeis guineensis isolate ETL-2024a chromosome 6, EG11, whole genome shotgun sequence genome:
- the LOC105047380 gene encoding glyoxylate/hydroxypyruvate/pyruvate reductase 2KGR, translated as MESLGVLLTLPMNPYLEAELHRRCHLFRLWESPPAHRKDFLQANAPSIRAVVGNATVGADAETIDALPRLEIVASYSVGLDKVDLARCRERGIRVTYTPDVLTDDAADLAIGLSIATLRRLCEADRYVRAGSWKAKGDYKLTSRFSGKTVGILGLGRIGLAVAKRAEAFGCPICYHSRTKNPNVNYKYFHSVLELAGNCDVLIVACPLTKETHHIINHEVINTLGPKGVLVNIGRGPHVDEPELISALVEGRLGAAALDVYEHEPDIPEELFRLENVVLTPHVGSATWETRKAMADLVLGNLEAHVLNKPLLTPFL; from the exons ATGGAGTCCCTGGGCGTCCTTCTCACTCTCCCCATGAACCCCTACCTGGAGGCGGAGCTCCACCGGCGGTGCCACCTCTTCCGCCTCTGGGAGTCCCCGCCGGCCCACCGCAAAGACTTCCTCCAGGCCAACGCACCGTCGATCCGGGCGGTGGTGGGGAATGCCACCGTGGGGGCTGACGCCGAGACCATCGACGCGCTGCCGCGGCTGGAGATCGTGGCCTCCTACAGCGTCGGCCTCGACAAGGTGGACCTCGCCCGGTGCCGAGAACGGGGGATCCGGGTGACCTACACCCCCGACGTCCTCACCGACGACGCCGCCGACCTCGCCATCGGCCTCTCCATCGCCACCTTGAGGCGGCTTTGCGAGGCCGACCGCTACGTGAGGGCAGGGTCGTGGAAGGCCAAGGGGGATTACAAGCTCACCTCTAGG TTCAGTGGTAAAACTGTGGGTATTCTTGGGCTTGGCAGGATTGGTTTAGCTGTTGCCAAGAGAGCTGAAGCCTTTGGTTGCCCGATCTGCTACCACTCAAGAACAAAAAATCCAAATGTAAACTACAAGTACTTCCACAGTGTACTTGAGCTGGCAGGTAACTGTGATGTGCTCATTGTGGCATGTCCGCTAACCAAGGAAACTCACCACATCATCAACCATGAGGTGATCAACACATTGGGCCCGAAGGGTGTGCTTGTGAATATCGGACGAGGTCCTCATGTGGATGAGCCTGAGCTCATCTCAGCATTAGTTGAGGGCCGGCTTGGAGCGGCCGCGCTGGATGTATATGAGCATGAGCCTGACATACCTGAGGAGCTGTTTAGACTGGAAAATGTGGTTTTGACACCTCATGTGGGAAGTGCCACCTGGGAAACTCGCAAAGCAATGGCAGACTTGGTTCTTGGGAACTTGGAGGCTCATGTGCTGAATAAACCCTTGTTGACTCCATTTCTATGA
- the LOC105047379 gene encoding shaggy-related protein kinase eta: MASLPPLGPRHHPDRQALNLAAVPHRPEMAEDKQASIIEGNDPVTGHIISTTIGGKNGEPKQTISYMAERVVGTGSFGIVFQAKCLETGETVAIKKVLQDRRYKNRELQLMRSMDHPNVITLKHCFFSTTTRDELFLNLVMEYVPETLYRVLRHYSNVNQRMPLIYVKLYTYQLFRGLAYIHTGPGVCHRDVKPQNVLVDPLTHQVKLCDFGSAKVLVKGEANISYICSRYYRAPELIFGATEYTTSIDIWSAGCVLAELLLGQPLFPGESAVDQLVEIIKVLGTPTREEIRCMNPNYTEFRFPQIKAHPWHKIFHKRMPPEAIDLTSRLLQYSPSLRCTALDACAHPFFDELREPNARLPNGRPLPPLFNFKHELAGASPELINKLIPEYVRRQSGLSVLHSAGT, from the exons ATGGCCTCGCTGCCGCCGCTGGGACCTCGGCATCATCCGGACCGCCAGGCCTTGAACCTCGCCGCCGTTCCTCACCGCCCGGAGATGGCCGAAGACAAG CAAGCATCTATTATTGAGGGGAATGATCCGGTCACTGGTCATATCATCTCCACCACCATTGGAGGCAAGAATGGCGAACCGAAGCAG ACCATTAGTTACATGGCAGAACGGGTTGTGGGGACTGGTTCTTTTGGTATAGTCTTTCAG GCCAAATGCTTGGAAACAGGGGAAACTGTCGCAATAAAGAAGGTCTTGCAGGACAGAAGATACAAAAATCGTGAGCTACAGTTAATGCGCTCGATGGATCATCCTAATGTGATAACTTTGAAGCATTGTTTCTTCTCCACCACGACCAGAGATGAGCTCTTTCTCAACCTAGTCATGGAATATGTTCCAGAAACCCTGTACCGTGTCCTTAGGCACTACAGCAATGTGAACCAGAGGATGCCACTCATCTATGTGAAGCTATATACATATCAG CTATTTAGGGGGTTAGCTTATATTCATACTGGTCCAGGAGTTTGCCATAGAGATGTCAAGCCCCAAAATGTGTTG GTGGATCCTCTTACTCACCAAGTCAAGCTTTGTGATTTTGGAAGTGCAAAAGTTCTG GTTAAAGGCGAAGCAAACATATCGTACATCTGCTCTCGTTATTACCGTGCACCAGAGCTCATTTTTGGTGCAACAGAATATACAACATCAATTGATATATGGTCAGCAGGCTGCGTTCTTGCTGAGTTACTTCTTGGCCAG CCATTGTTTCCTGGAGAAAGTGCTGTTGATCAGCTTGTTGAGATAATCAAG GTTCTTGGTACTCCTACACGAGAGGAGATTCGGTGCATGAATCCTAACTACACGGAGTTTAGGTTTCCACAGATAAAAGCACACCCTTGGCACAAG atTTTCCACAAGCGAATGCCCCCAGAAGCAATTGATCTTACGTCACGTCTTCTCCAATACTCGCCGAGTCTTCGCTGCACTGCA CTAGACGCATGTGCCCATCCTTTTTTTGATGAGCTACGAGAGCCTAATGCACGATTGCCAAATGGTCGCCCTCTTCCGCCTTTGTTTAACTTCAAACACGAA TTGGCGGGTGCCTCACCTGAGCTCATTAACAAGCTAATTCCAGAATATGTAAGGAGGCAATCAGGTCTCAGTGTCTTGCATTCAGCGGGGACGTAA